The Akkermansia muciniphila genome contains a region encoding:
- the pstB gene encoding phosphate ABC transporter ATP-binding protein PstB, with amino-acid sequence MTPHPAAAGQTAVEVDSLDFCYGNKQSLFHVTMRIPRNRVTAFIGPSGCGKSTLLRCINRMNDRIPEARVTGGSIRIDGVDVTSPTLDPIHLRREVGMVFQKSNPFPMSIYENVSYGLKLAGVKNRGLLDEAVEESLRYAALWDEVKDRLHVSANGLSGGQQQRLCIARSIAVKPRILLMDEPCSALDPIATVRVEELMHRLKEEFTIIVVTHNMQQATRVSDLTGFFMLGRLVEFDSTEKVFSNPSMKETEDYITGRFT; translated from the coding sequence ATGACCCCACACCCAGCAGCAGCCGGACAGACCGCCGTAGAAGTGGATTCCCTGGATTTTTGTTATGGGAACAAGCAGTCTCTATTTCATGTCACCATGAGAATTCCAAGAAACCGGGTGACGGCGTTTATAGGCCCTTCCGGCTGCGGAAAGTCCACGCTGCTGCGCTGCATCAACCGGATGAACGACCGTATTCCGGAGGCCCGCGTCACGGGCGGCTCCATCCGCATTGACGGGGTGGACGTGACTTCCCCCACGCTGGACCCCATTCATCTGCGCCGGGAAGTGGGCATGGTGTTCCAGAAGTCCAATCCCTTCCCGATGAGCATTTACGAGAACGTTTCCTACGGGTTGAAGCTGGCCGGGGTGAAAAACCGCGGACTTCTGGATGAGGCGGTGGAGGAAAGCCTGCGCTACGCCGCTTTATGGGATGAAGTGAAGGACCGCCTCCATGTCTCCGCCAACGGCCTTTCCGGCGGCCAGCAGCAGCGCCTGTGCATTGCCCGCTCCATTGCCGTGAAGCCGCGCATTCTGCTGATGGATGAACCCTGTTCCGCCCTGGACCCCATCGCCACGGTGCGGGTGGAGGAGCTGATGCACCGGCTCAAGGAGGAGTTCACCATCATTGTAGTCACCCATAACATGCAGCAGGCTACGCGCGTTTCAGACCTGACGGGATTTTTCATGCTGGGCCGGCTGGTGGAATTTGATTCCACGGAGAAAGTTTTTTCCAATCCCTCCATGAAGGAAACGGAGGATTATATTACGGGAAGATTCACTTGA
- a CDS encoding ABC transporter permease subunit produces the protein MSANAPSPAPPRKPKPVPERFQVAKTTLWFDRIMTKTIIGGGFTVIVAVFGILFFLLAVTIPLFQSADVEERQHLAPSAPVRGTWGLDPSGTLPFVYDNGKNVFFLDKASGNLNPAPVTLPDGETVCAHSYDSSLTAYAIATESGKAALISVHSGLNIHGQANAHGPDKAGTETGPLYPLTESGAVPGRISAIAYADAGERKIFTATAETEQGPRLLLMTLEESRSLLHEGELAPSGFHDLTDQLEGRPAAMLPGASGDSLVIVTDTDKLLYFSYDEDRETWIKRQTIPSPLGNGEKMTSVNWLFGDMSLVIGGDKGSLKIFSLYPHPRPDGTAVRLFGQTRQFSPLNGPVQHYAASGINRSFLVSTPGELRLCYGTTADVRWTSGPLEFTPVQLAANTEFNSVIAVDAGGKVHFFSMEDRHPEAGAKALAGKIWYEGYDSPKWLWQSVGGTDDYESKLSLMPLVFGTLKGTLYALLFAVPVAVMAAIYTAHFMAPAVKRAVKPVMEIMASLPSVVLGFFGALYLAPRMEDKVPALLCMAVLIPGLAALIAWFWTTRPAAWRNKFSRGVEYIVMTPVILLCAWFCWEYLGYWLEQPFISLCRGVMSLWGAGDFQAAGFADLWRNGFGMPYEQRNSLVVGFIMGFAVIPVIFTISEDALSNVPPSLIAASEALGASRWQMVRTVVLPMASAGIFSALMIGLGRAVGETMIVLMATGNTPIMDWNIFNGMRTLSANIATELPEAAQDSTHYRVLFLGGLILFSMTFILNTLAEVVRQRLRKRFNVV, from the coding sequence ATGAGCGCCAATGCCCCTTCTCCTGCGCCGCCCAGAAAGCCCAAGCCCGTTCCGGAACGCTTCCAGGTGGCAAAAACCACGCTGTGGTTTGACCGCATCATGACTAAAACCATCATCGGCGGGGGCTTTACCGTCATTGTAGCCGTTTTCGGCATCCTCTTTTTCCTGCTGGCCGTCACCATTCCCCTCTTCCAGAGCGCGGACGTGGAAGAACGGCAGCACCTCGCTCCGTCCGCTCCGGTCCGGGGAACCTGGGGCCTGGACCCTTCCGGCACGCTCCCCTTTGTTTATGACAACGGCAAAAACGTCTTCTTTCTGGACAAGGCCTCCGGGAACCTGAATCCCGCTCCCGTCACCCTGCCGGACGGGGAAACCGTCTGCGCCCATTCCTATGATTCATCCCTGACGGCCTACGCCATCGCCACGGAATCCGGCAAGGCGGCCCTCATCTCCGTCCATTCCGGGCTCAACATCCACGGCCAGGCGAACGCGCACGGCCCGGATAAGGCCGGAACGGAAACCGGCCCGCTCTATCCCCTGACGGAAAGCGGCGCCGTTCCCGGCAGAATATCCGCCATAGCCTATGCGGACGCGGGGGAACGTAAGATCTTCACCGCGACTGCGGAGACCGAACAGGGCCCGCGCCTCCTGCTGATGACGCTGGAAGAATCCCGCTCCCTGCTGCATGAAGGGGAGCTGGCCCCTTCCGGCTTCCATGACCTGACGGACCAGCTTGAAGGCCGCCCCGCCGCCATGCTGCCCGGCGCCTCCGGGGACAGCCTCGTCATCGTTACGGACACGGACAAACTCCTCTATTTTTCCTATGACGAAGACCGGGAAACGTGGATCAAGCGGCAAACCATTCCGTCACCGCTGGGAAATGGAGAAAAAATGACTTCCGTCAACTGGCTCTTTGGAGACATGTCCCTGGTGATAGGCGGCGACAAGGGAAGCCTTAAAATCTTCAGCCTGTACCCCCACCCCCGCCCGGACGGCACAGCCGTACGCCTCTTCGGGCAGACCAGGCAATTCTCCCCCCTGAACGGCCCCGTGCAGCATTACGCCGCTTCCGGCATCAACCGTTCCTTCCTCGTCTCCACTCCTGGCGAACTCCGGCTCTGCTACGGAACCACGGCGGACGTCCGCTGGACCAGCGGCCCGCTGGAATTCACCCCGGTCCAGCTGGCGGCCAACACGGAATTCAACTCCGTCATTGCCGTGGACGCCGGGGGAAAGGTCCACTTCTTCTCCATGGAAGACAGGCACCCGGAAGCGGGAGCCAAAGCCCTGGCCGGGAAAATCTGGTATGAAGGGTATGATTCCCCCAAATGGCTGTGGCAATCCGTGGGCGGCACGGACGACTACGAATCCAAGCTTTCCCTGATGCCCCTGGTCTTCGGCACGCTGAAAGGCACCCTCTACGCCCTCCTCTTCGCCGTTCCGGTAGCGGTCATGGCCGCCATTTACACGGCCCACTTCATGGCCCCCGCCGTCAAGCGGGCGGTGAAACCCGTCATGGAAATCATGGCCTCCCTGCCCTCTGTGGTGCTGGGCTTCTTCGGCGCCCTCTACCTGGCCCCAAGAATGGAAGACAAGGTGCCCGCCCTGCTCTGCATGGCCGTCCTCATCCCCGGCCTGGCGGCCCTCATCGCATGGTTCTGGACCACGCGGCCCGCGGCCTGGCGCAACAAGTTCAGCCGCGGCGTGGAATACATCGTCATGACTCCCGTCATCCTCCTCTGCGCCTGGTTCTGCTGGGAATACCTGGGCTACTGGCTGGAACAGCCCTTCATCAGCCTCTGCCGCGGCGTCATGAGCCTGTGGGGCGCGGGGGACTTCCAGGCCGCCGGCTTTGCGGACCTGTGGCGCAACGGCTTCGGCATGCCCTATGAACAGCGCAACTCCCTGGTGGTGGGGTTCATCATGGGCTTTGCCGTCATCCCCGTCATCTTCACCATCTCCGAGGACGCGCTGAGCAACGTTCCCCCGTCCCTCATCGCCGCCTCGGAGGCCCTGGGGGCCAGCCGCTGGCAGATGGTCCGCACCGTCGTGCTCCCGATGGCCTCCGCGGGCATCTTCTCCGCCCTGATGATCGGCCTGGGCCGCGCGGTGGGGGAAACCATGATCGTGCTGATGGCCACGGGCAACACCCCCATCATGGACTGGAACATCTTCAACGGCATGCGCACCCTCTCCGCCAACATCGCCACGGAACTGCCGGAAGCGGCGCAGGACTCCACCCACTACCGCGTCCTCTTCCTGGGCGGCCTCATCCTCTTCTCCATGACGTTCATCCTGAACACCCTGGCGGAAGTCGTACGCCAGCGGCTCCGCAAACGCTTCAACGTCGTGTGA
- a CDS encoding Rid family hydrolase, giving the protein MTAESPEKLEWRGKGGAEERFFCMTAEPGACFEAELHSLMDRYQELGGGGKDEFLLRFHVSDPVRQAETLHRMAGERNSYVSVVGQPPANGARVALEAWHIGGMLEKRKEAEEGGTVVTARRPHYRLFLAGRKEASAPDSYGQMREEFRWLDRVASAQGATVAELVHRTWIYCRDIDNNYRGLVEGRNECFDRYGLTPESHFIASTGIEACTETPGRLLHMDSLGIAGLRPEQVRYMEAPDYLSPTHLYRVAFERGTRIVYGDRSHYFLSGTASIDAQGNIVHPGDVARQTDRALENMNALMKRNGGSLSDLKQVVVYLRDWADRETVRRRLMDSPLGAVPHVMLKAPVCRPGWLVEIDGIAVNGAGDGAFAPL; this is encoded by the coding sequence ATGACGGCGGAATCACCTGAAAAACTGGAATGGCGCGGAAAGGGCGGAGCGGAAGAACGCTTCTTCTGCATGACGGCGGAGCCGGGCGCGTGCTTTGAGGCGGAACTGCACTCCCTGATGGACAGGTACCAGGAGCTGGGCGGCGGGGGAAAAGACGAATTCCTGCTGCGCTTCCACGTCAGCGATCCGGTGCGCCAGGCGGAAACGCTGCACCGGATGGCGGGGGAGCGGAACTCCTATGTCTCCGTAGTGGGGCAGCCCCCGGCGAACGGGGCCCGCGTGGCCCTGGAGGCCTGGCACATCGGGGGCATGCTGGAAAAGAGGAAGGAGGCGGAAGAAGGGGGAACGGTGGTGACGGCGCGGCGCCCGCATTACCGGCTGTTTCTGGCTGGCAGGAAGGAGGCTTCAGCTCCGGACAGCTACGGCCAGATGCGGGAGGAATTCCGCTGGCTGGACCGGGTGGCTTCCGCGCAGGGGGCAACCGTGGCGGAACTGGTTCACCGCACCTGGATTTATTGCCGGGACATTGACAACAACTACCGCGGACTGGTGGAAGGCCGCAATGAATGTTTTGACCGTTACGGGTTGACGCCGGAGAGCCACTTCATCGCCAGCACGGGCATTGAAGCCTGTACGGAAACGCCGGGACGCTTGCTGCACATGGACAGCCTGGGTATTGCGGGGCTGAGGCCGGAGCAGGTCCGTTACATGGAGGCCCCGGATTACCTGTCCCCCACGCACCTGTACCGGGTGGCCTTTGAACGCGGCACACGCATCGTATACGGGGACCGTTCCCATTACTTCCTTTCCGGCACGGCCAGCATTGACGCGCAGGGGAACATTGTCCATCCGGGAGACGTGGCGCGGCAGACGGACCGCGCCTTGGAGAATATGAACGCCCTGATGAAGAGAAACGGCGGAAGCCTGTCCGACCTGAAACAGGTCGTAGTGTACCTGCGCGACTGGGCGGACCGGGAGACGGTCCGCCGCCGCCTGATGGATTCCCCGCTGGGCGCCGTGCCGCATGTGATGCTGAAAGCCCCCGTCTGCCGCCCCGGCTGGCTGGTGGAAATAGACGGCATCGCCGTCAATGGGGCCGGAGACGGGGCTTTTGCCCCATTGTAA
- the pstA gene encoding phosphate ABC transporter permease PstA, with amino-acid sequence MKQDFSLPPAPKRPLGEVNIWLTSIGLSLGLIMIFGLLGIIVFNGLEAFWPKTVHELTIAPASKGEKPLVLYAGITKDQTRHMPADPAVPGSTARDVREYQLFTGSKETYGQSYRYVDAHNVTASSTPRGLLCLERMEGGKALVKPLELKLASGETIPASSPEFMAAFRRALDREMELRDDIKSIDVKDIGAVNTRLADTRLDIKAIERSYDIREENGRRTAMTRENPILTGMDDPAGELDRLRARVEQLNAEYARYTAEAGRLREQQGRDTLVYALGDGEKKEISMDKIVYGYQPNDLGFFGKCGVFLHNLYHFVMDDPREANTEGGIFPAIFGTFIMTLLMSALVTPVGVIGAIYLREYARQGTLVQAVRICVNNLAGVPSIVFGVFGLGFFVYYLGGTIDELFYWKKLAVDNTPTFGTSGILWASLTLALMTLPVVIVSTEEALSAVPRGLREAALACGASKWQMIKRIILPSALPGVMTGLILAMARGAGEVAPLMVTGVVKLAPSLPIDGEGPFIHLERKFMHLGFHIYDVGFQSPDSDAAQPMVFATTLLLILLVVVMNLTAILIRNRLRKKYAASSF; translated from the coding sequence ATGAAACAGGACTTCAGCCTCCCGCCCGCTCCCAAACGCCCCCTGGGGGAAGTCAACATCTGGCTCACCTCCATCGGGCTCTCCCTGGGCCTCATCATGATCTTCGGCCTGCTGGGCATCATCGTCTTCAACGGCCTGGAGGCTTTCTGGCCCAAAACCGTCCATGAACTGACGATTGCCCCCGCCTCAAAAGGAGAAAAACCGCTGGTCCTGTACGCCGGCATCACGAAGGACCAGACGCGCCACATGCCGGCAGACCCCGCGGTGCCCGGTTCCACGGCCAGGGATGTGCGGGAATACCAGCTCTTCACCGGAAGCAAGGAAACCTACGGACAATCCTACCGCTACGTGGACGCGCACAACGTCACCGCCTCCTCCACACCCAGGGGGCTCCTGTGCCTGGAACGCATGGAGGGAGGAAAAGCCCTGGTCAAACCGCTGGAACTCAAGCTGGCCTCCGGAGAAACCATCCCGGCCTCCTCCCCGGAATTCATGGCGGCCTTCCGCCGTGCACTGGACCGGGAAATGGAACTGCGGGACGACATCAAGAGCATTGACGTCAAAGACATCGGAGCCGTCAACACCCGGCTGGCGGACACCAGGCTGGACATCAAGGCCATTGAACGGTCCTACGACATCCGGGAAGAAAACGGACGGCGCACGGCCATGACCAGGGAAAACCCCATCCTCACGGGCATGGACGATCCGGCGGGGGAACTGGACCGGCTCCGCGCCAGGGTGGAGCAGCTCAACGCGGAATACGCCCGGTACACGGCGGAAGCGGGCAGACTGAGGGAACAACAGGGCCGGGACACGCTCGTGTACGCCCTGGGAGACGGGGAGAAGAAGGAAATCAGCATGGATAAAATCGTCTACGGCTACCAGCCTAACGACCTGGGCTTCTTCGGCAAATGCGGCGTTTTCCTGCACAACCTGTACCACTTCGTCATGGACGACCCGCGGGAGGCCAATACGGAAGGCGGCATCTTCCCCGCCATCTTCGGCACCTTCATCATGACCCTGCTCATGAGCGCGCTGGTCACGCCGGTGGGAGTCATCGGCGCCATCTACCTGCGGGAATACGCCAGGCAGGGAACCCTGGTGCAGGCCGTCCGCATCTGCGTGAACAACCTCGCCGGCGTGCCCTCCATCGTCTTCGGCGTCTTTGGCCTGGGCTTCTTCGTCTACTACCTGGGCGGAACGATTGACGAACTCTTCTACTGGAAAAAATTGGCCGTGGACAACACGCCCACCTTCGGCACCTCCGGCATCCTGTGGGCCTCCCTCACGCTGGCCCTGATGACGCTCCCCGTCGTCATCGTCTCCACGGAGGAAGCCCTCTCCGCCGTCCCCCGCGGGCTGCGGGAGGCGGCCCTGGCCTGCGGTGCCTCCAAATGGCAGATGATCAAGCGCATCATCCTGCCCAGCGCCCTGCCGGGCGTCATGACCGGCCTTATTCTGGCCATGGCCCGCGGCGCCGGGGAAGTGGCCCCCCTCATGGTCACGGGCGTGGTCAAGCTGGCCCCCTCCCTGCCCATTGACGGGGAAGGCCCCTTCATCCACCTGGAGCGCAAATTCATGCACCTGGGCTTCCATATCTATGACGTGGGGTTCCAGTCTCCGGACTCGGACGCCGCCCAGCCCATGGTCTTCGCCACCACGCTGCTGCTCATCCTGCTGGTAGTGGTCATGAACCTCACGGCCATCCTCATCCGCAACCGCCTGCGCAAAAAATACGCGGCCTCCAGCTTCTAA
- the pstB gene encoding phosphate ABC transporter ATP-binding protein PstB, translating into MTEPDAADDDPIIEVEDFSFFYGDKQVLFNIGMTFETNRVTALIGPSGCGKSTLLRNINRMNDLVPDVRHRGDIRIDGASLYDPRVEVISLRKRVGMVFQKYNPFPKSIYENIVFPLRVAGRNRRAELDETVERSLKGAALWDEVKDKLHESAYGLSGGQQQRLCIARAIANRPQILLMDEPCAALDPIATLKIEDLMEDLKKDLTIVIVTHNMQQATRIADRTAFMYMGRLVEYGETSQIFTNPAEKETEAYITGRFS; encoded by the coding sequence ATGACTGAACCAGACGCCGCAGACGACGACCCCATCATTGAAGTGGAAGACTTCTCCTTCTTTTACGGAGACAAGCAGGTTCTCTTCAACATCGGCATGACCTTTGAAACCAACCGGGTGACCGCCCTCATCGGCCCCTCCGGCTGCGGAAAATCCACCCTGCTCCGCAACATCAACCGCATGAACGACCTGGTCCCGGACGTGCGCCACCGGGGGGACATCCGCATTGACGGCGCCAGCCTGTACGACCCGCGCGTGGAAGTCATCTCCCTGCGCAAACGCGTGGGCATGGTCTTCCAGAAATACAACCCCTTCCCTAAAAGCATTTATGAAAACATCGTCTTCCCCCTCCGCGTGGCGGGACGCAACAGGCGCGCGGAACTGGATGAAACCGTGGAGCGCAGCCTCAAAGGTGCCGCCCTGTGGGATGAAGTGAAGGACAAGCTGCACGAAAGCGCCTACGGACTCTCCGGCGGCCAGCAGCAGCGCCTGTGCATCGCCCGCGCCATTGCCAACCGCCCCCAGATCCTGCTGATGGACGAGCCCTGCGCCGCTCTGGACCCCATCGCCACCCTGAAAATAGAAGACCTGATGGAAGACCTGAAAAAAGACCTCACCATCGTCATCGTCACCCATAACATGCAGCAGGCCACGCGCATCGCGGACCGCACCGCCTTCATGTACATGGGCCGCCTGGTGGAATACGGGGAAACGTCCCAAATCTTCACCAATCCCGCGGAAAAAGAAACGGAAGCCTACATCACGGGCCGTTTCAGCTAA
- a CDS encoding phosphate ABC transporter substrate-binding protein, translating to MKFVATILTIAAALSSLSMAAEKVTVDSSIKPYAPTSGVSGNLSAVGSDTLNNLMTLWAEGFSKKYPSVKIGVEGKGSSTAPPALTAGTAQLAPMSRQMKREEIAAFEAKYGYKPTEIKVALDAVAFFVNKNNPIQALSLSQVDSIFSSTFKRGGSNISDWGDAGVPSMKGKAISIYGRNSASGTNGFVKEIALKKGDYKNSVKEQPGSSAVVQGISSDEQGIGYSGIGYVTSGVKTLSLAEKGGQEAVQPSYDNCISGKYPLSRYLLIYVNKKPGEPLDTLTREFIKFIVSRDGQEIVTKDGYYPIPAKVSADVLKRIE from the coding sequence ATGAAATTTGTCGCCACCATCCTGACCATCGCAGCCGCTCTCAGCTCCCTGAGCATGGCCGCCGAGAAAGTAACCGTTGACAGCAGCATCAAGCCGTATGCGCCCACCAGCGGCGTTTCCGGCAACCTGAGCGCCGTCGGTTCCGATACGCTGAACAACCTGATGACCCTTTGGGCGGAAGGATTCAGCAAAAAATACCCCAGCGTCAAAATCGGCGTTGAAGGCAAGGGATCTTCCACCGCTCCCCCCGCCCTGACGGCAGGAACCGCCCAGCTCGCCCCCATGAGCCGCCAGATGAAGCGGGAGGAAATCGCCGCCTTTGAAGCCAAATACGGCTACAAGCCGACGGAAATCAAGGTGGCGCTGGACGCCGTGGCCTTCTTCGTCAACAAGAACAATCCCATCCAGGCCCTCTCCCTGTCGCAGGTGGATTCCATCTTCTCCTCCACCTTCAAGCGCGGAGGCTCCAACATCTCCGACTGGGGCGATGCGGGCGTCCCCTCCATGAAAGGAAAAGCCATTTCCATTTATGGCCGTAACAGCGCTTCCGGCACGAACGGCTTCGTGAAGGAAATCGCCCTGAAGAAGGGGGACTACAAAAACTCCGTGAAGGAACAACCCGGTTCCTCCGCCGTGGTGCAGGGCATCAGCTCCGACGAACAGGGGATCGGCTACTCCGGCATCGGATACGTCACCTCCGGCGTGAAAACCCTCTCTCTGGCGGAAAAAGGCGGCCAGGAGGCCGTGCAGCCTTCCTATGACAACTGCATCAGCGGCAAATACCCGCTTTCCCGCTACCTGCTGATTTACGTCAACAAGAAGCCGGGCGAACCCCTGGACACCCTGACCAGGGAGTTCATCAAGTTCATCGTCTCCCGGGACGGCCAGGAAATCGTGACCAAAGACGGCTATTACCCGATTCCCGCCAAGGTCAGCGCGGATGTCCTCAAGAGAATTGAATAA
- a CDS encoding phosphate uptake regulator PhoU yields MTPSGNHILPHYDAALNAIRTRVNAICGSLLKHMDVLERVISGPDSDGANGIIADGELLNEETRQVLTLCAAVLTQFHPLGSDLRLVLTFSRCGDKLQECMEEVTGIARHAKASIRRRESLCPDIVLPLLDMAVSEFRDAARCLETQDADAAREIRLRDKKLDKAHRKALALLVSPERENTLSLNVNLLFIIRSLERIGDIAKTIAATVVFLKEAADIRHGKGK; encoded by the coding sequence ATGACACCTTCCGGCAATCACATCCTCCCCCACTATGACGCGGCCCTGAACGCCATCCGCACCCGCGTCAATGCCATCTGCGGCAGCCTGCTGAAACACATGGACGTCCTGGAACGGGTCATCTCCGGTCCGGACAGCGACGGAGCCAACGGCATCATTGCGGACGGGGAACTGCTCAACGAAGAAACCCGCCAGGTCCTCACCCTCTGCGCCGCCGTGCTCACCCAGTTCCATCCCCTGGGGTCCGACCTGCGGCTGGTGCTCACCTTCTCCCGCTGCGGGGACAAGCTTCAGGAATGCATGGAGGAGGTCACGGGCATCGCCAGGCACGCCAAGGCATCCATCAGGCGCCGGGAATCCCTCTGCCCGGACATTGTGCTCCCCCTGCTGGACATGGCCGTCTCCGAGTTCAGGGACGCGGCCCGGTGCCTGGAAACGCAGGACGCGGACGCCGCCAGGGAAATACGCCTGAGGGACAAAAAGCTGGACAAGGCCCACCGCAAGGCGCTGGCCCTGCTGGTCTCCCCGGAAAGGGAAAACACACTCTCCCTCAACGTCAACCTGCTCTTCATCATCCGCTCCCTGGAGCGCATCGGGGACATTGCCAAAACAATCGCCGCCACCGTCGTCTTCCTGAAGGAAGCCGCAGACATCCGACACGGGAAAGGGAAATAA
- a CDS encoding cell surface protein, with protein MKLTKTLRASAAALCCLLAFASCRQGPEAFTGPAAPVDVKVFNHLVAVLGHESRTLELVDPASGEKVKSIRLGQPPNGMALDGAAAYVAEGGPCGVVEVVDLESGALKGSFPAGHTPMSPVLHGGKLYVACRFDSKVVEMDAATGKVLNSWNVPREPVALAVSPDGRKIWAAGHLPAGTADGDFTAAALTLVEDGKAAHFPLSNGTQGVRGMAMSPDGRYLAVAHVLSRYQVPTTQLDRGWMNTNAVTLIDTEQPDKPHPVLLDDPDAGAANPWGVAFSGDGGKLFVTCAGTHELSVIDFPALLDRIKREDRENEPVSERLGFLHGLRTRVPLPLNGPRALSSDGKNVYVAGYFSDSLAQVPLQADARPRKIALNGGFQPSREKLGEQYFNDASHCFQGWQSCATCHPDGRVDGLNWDLLNDGMGNPKNTRTMFLSHRTSPVMTLGVRASAEVAVTAGFVHIQFLEPSGELAECVNEYLKNMKEVPSPFLEAHVPSREQVKQVSCAQCHAPGVERGALSESARRGKEVFKTAGCVHCHPHPYFTTKELVATGTARGLDEGKSILVPSLVEVWRTAPYLHDGRAKTIREAVTTHNPGDIRGKTSSLNDRELEDLVNYVQSL; from the coding sequence ATGAAACTGACCAAAACGCTCCGCGCCTCCGCGGCTGCCCTCTGCTGTCTGCTGGCCTTCGCCTCATGCAGGCAGGGACCGGAGGCCTTTACAGGCCCTGCAGCCCCGGTGGACGTGAAAGTTTTTAATCATCTGGTTGCCGTGCTGGGGCATGAAAGCCGGACTCTGGAACTGGTGGACCCCGCTTCCGGGGAAAAAGTGAAAAGCATCCGGCTGGGCCAGCCGCCCAACGGCATGGCGCTTGACGGAGCGGCCGCCTATGTGGCGGAAGGAGGGCCGTGCGGCGTGGTGGAAGTGGTGGACCTGGAAAGCGGAGCGTTGAAAGGCTCCTTTCCGGCGGGGCACACGCCCATGTCTCCCGTACTGCACGGCGGGAAATTGTATGTAGCCTGCCGGTTTGATTCCAAAGTAGTGGAAATGGACGCCGCCACCGGAAAAGTGCTGAACTCCTGGAATGTTCCCCGTGAACCGGTGGCGCTGGCCGTCTCCCCGGACGGCAGGAAGATATGGGCTGCCGGCCATTTGCCTGCCGGGACGGCGGACGGGGATTTCACGGCTGCTGCGCTGACGCTGGTGGAAGACGGGAAAGCGGCCCACTTCCCGCTCTCCAACGGGACGCAGGGCGTGCGCGGCATGGCGATGAGCCCGGATGGCCGCTACCTGGCCGTGGCGCACGTGCTGAGCCGCTACCAGGTGCCCACCACCCAGCTGGACCGCGGCTGGATGAACACGAATGCCGTGACCCTTATTGATACGGAACAGCCGGACAAGCCGCATCCCGTCCTGCTGGACGATCCGGACGCGGGGGCGGCCAATCCCTGGGGCGTCGCCTTTTCCGGAGATGGCGGAAAGTTGTTTGTGACGTGCGCGGGAACGCATGAACTGTCCGTGATTGATTTTCCCGCCTTGCTGGACCGCATAAAGCGGGAAGACCGGGAAAACGAGCCCGTTTCCGAAAGGCTCGGCTTCCTGCACGGTCTCCGTACCCGGGTTCCGCTGCCCCTGAACGGTCCGCGCGCCCTGTCTTCTGACGGGAAAAACGTTTATGTGGCCGGATACTTCTCGGACTCGCTGGCGCAAGTCCCCCTCCAGGCAGACGCCCGGCCCCGGAAAATCGCCCTGAATGGAGGATTCCAACCCTCACGGGAAAAACTGGGGGAACAATACTTCAACGACGCCTCCCATTGCTTCCAGGGCTGGCAGAGTTGCGCCACCTGCCACCCGGACGGACGGGTGGACGGGCTGAACTGGGACCTGCTGAATGACGGCATGGGCAACCCGAAGAACACGCGCACCATGTTCCTCTCCCACCGGACAAGCCCGGTAATGACGCTGGGCGTCCGCGCCTCCGCGGAGGTGGCCGTAACAGCGGGCTTCGTGCACATCCAGTTCCTGGAACCCTCCGGAGAACTGGCGGAATGCGTGAATGAATACCTGAAAAACATGAAGGAAGTTCCCAGCCCGTTCCTGGAGGCCCATGTTCCCTCCCGGGAGCAGGTGAAGCAGGTCTCCTGCGCGCAGTGCCATGCCCCCGGAGTGGAGCGGGGCGCCTTGTCCGAATCCGCCCGCAGGGGTAAGGAAGTTTTTAAAACTGCCGGGTGCGTGCATTGCCACCCGCACCCGTACTTCACTACCAAGGAACTGGTGGCAACGGGAACGGCCCGTGGGCTGGATGAAGGGAAAAGCATTCTGGTGCCCTCCCTGGTGGAAGTGTGGCGCACCGCCCCCTACCTGCACGACGGCCGGGCGAAGACGATCCGGGAAGCCGTCACGACGCATAATCCCGGGGACATCCGGGGAAAGACGAGTTCCCTGAACGACCGTGAACTGGAAGACCTGGTCAACTACGTGCAGTCCCTGTAA